A section of the Candidatus Moraniibacteriota bacterium genome encodes:
- the msrA gene encoding peptide-methionine (S)-S-oxide reductase MsrA: MRIKKAILAGGCFWCTEAIYKRLRGVLTVTPGYAGGTTENPTYEEVSSGTTGHAEAIQIEYDADMISYEKLLTIFFATHDPTTLNQQGADVGTQYRSVIFSTDETEKEAAESIVRKLEAEGIYPDPIVTEIAPFTYFYPAENYHRDYYDRNRSQGYCHIVISPKIAKLMKEYPADLKNEFRK; this comes from the coding sequence ATGAGAATCAAAAAAGCGATATTGGCTGGCGGCTGCTTCTGGTGCACCGAGGCGATCTACAAACGGCTCAGAGGTGTCCTAACCGTCACGCCCGGTTATGCCGGCGGCACGACCGAAAACCCGACCTATGAGGAGGTTTCGAGCGGGACAACCGGCCACGCCGAGGCCATCCAGATCGAATATGATGCAGACATGATTTCCTACGAAAAGCTACTCACTATTTTTTTCGCCACCCACGATCCGACGACTTTGAATCAGCAGGGGGCCGATGTCGGAACACAGTATCGTTCCGTGATTTTCTCCACAGACGAAACAGAGAAAGAGGCTGCCGAAAGCATTGTGAGAAAACTAGAGGCTGAGGGAATCTACCCCGACCCAATCGTTACCGAGATTGCGCCGTTCACTTATTTCTATCCAGCTGAAAATTATCATCGCGACTACTACGATCGCAATCGGTCCCAAGGATACTGTCATATCGTCATCAGTCCCAAAATCGCCAAGCTCATGAAGGAATACCCCGCCGACTTGAAGAACGAATTCAGAAAATAG
- a CDS encoding methionine-R-sulfoxide reductase — protein MTWNPLNPEEEHVIVAHGTEAPFSGEYDTLFAPGTYLCRRCNAPLYAAQTKFDAGCGWPAFDADFPGAVKRIMDTDGQRTEIRCTHCDGHLGHVFLGEHLTDQDTRHCVNSRSLRFIPEGKELPPVLEKE, from the coding sequence ATGACATGGAATCCCCTCAACCCAGAAGAAGAACACGTCATTGTCGCTCATGGGACGGAAGCGCCCTTTTCAGGTGAATACGACACCCTCTTTGCCCCAGGCACCTATCTCTGCCGGCGTTGCAATGCCCCGCTCTATGCGGCCCAGACGAAATTTGATGCTGGTTGCGGTTGGCCGGCCTTTGATGCTGATTTCCCTGGCGCCGTGAAGCGGATCATGGATACGGATGGCCAACGGACCGAGATCCGCTGCACTCACTGCGATGGTCATCTGGGACATGTCTTCCTCGGCGAGCATCTGACCGACCAGGACACGCGCCACTGCGTGAACTCACGCTCGCTCCGTTTCATTCCCGAAGGCAAAGAGCTACCACCCGTGCTTGAAAAAGAATAA
- a CDS encoding response regulator, with translation MEEHPFIRPKVCVIDDDADLREIYLLNLNRENFDAVLAKDGEEGLRAIREHAPDAIILDLQMPKMNGFEVLAELSTDPKLCRIPVVILSNADDQESFKKVGQFETHFYLVKALTTPQKVVKILREVIK, from the coding sequence ATGGAAGAGCATCCATTTATCCGTCCCAAGGTCTGCGTCATCGATGATGATGCTGATCTCCGAGAGATCTATCTCCTCAATTTGAACCGTGAGAACTTCGATGCGGTCTTGGCCAAAGATGGCGAGGAGGGGCTGCGCGCCATCCGCGAACACGCCCCAGACGCTATCATCCTCGACCTCCAAATGCCGAAGATGAACGGTTTTGAAGTTTTGGCGGAGCTGTCGACGGATCCAAAACTCTGCCGTATCCCGGTCGTCATCCTCTCGAACGCGGACGATCAAGAATCTTTCAAAAAGGTCGGACAATTCGAGACCCACTTCTATCTAGTAAAAGCGCTGACCACACCACAGAAAGTCGTGAAGATCCTCCGAGAAGTCATCAAGTAA